The following is a genomic window from Meriones unguiculatus strain TT.TT164.6M chromosome 7, Bangor_MerUng_6.1, whole genome shotgun sequence.
AACAgctcaaaaaacagaaactacagaatACAATAGTCTGGATCATAAACCATTAGTAAGCACTAAAAAATCATCCGTGGTAACTTATCAATATTACCACCTATGCACATAGTCTATAGATAGCAACATACTACCCTCCAAATTAGTAATGGCTAGAATACAGTATAGACAAAAGGGTTAATGGCACAGGCTCTAAATAAAGTTGACAACACACATTACTTTCataatataaatgtttaaaatgttaacTAGTCAACTTTAGAATCAAATGCAGAGCGCTAATTTCCTTAAAGATGTGATGCATTAAACAGCATGAATCAAAAATAGCTTAACCATGCATCAGGCTAACCATTGGCCACTATAGTTCATTTACTGCTCACATGCTTTTAACCCTTTAGAGCCACAAAAATTTAGAGTAATTTGTTGTAGTCATTAGTATGAATTCAAATTTTCAAACACCATGAGTTTTAGTACTTGCTTTACTTCTAAAAAACTAAATATATTGGTAAGATTTAGCTTTTTAAAAGGGTCCAAAGGGTTAAGTTATAAAGCcatttttaacaattttaaaCTGCAACTTCCTGCGTACTTGTGCTGTGCTAGGAAACAGAGCTTTAGAAGATGCAGACAGACTTTCTGAATTGGATGAAGCTGTACTTGAGCTTGTTACAGGTGTCCCCATCTGTAgcataaaagaaaggaaacaatgaACCGTCTCCGAACAAATGGGTAAAAATATGCCTTGTGGCACTTTAGTATAGAttgcattttttttataaatgcagACTGTAATGCAATcaaatgtcatttatttattgaaagaGGCAGAGTTAATGcatttttaataaacagtaaAAGTACATGCCTCAAGTTATCTCTATACCAATACAACTAAATTATGTTAACTAAACTTAATGTTTTGCATTGCAATATTTCAAGAATGTTAACATAAACTGAAAATGACACTTGACAGTTCTCTATGCAAATGCTCTATACAATAAAAGGAGCCTACAGTCTCATCAGGTTTAACAACTCCATAAATAAAATCTTCATCCACTACAAAGATTGTTAAGTTAATATGCTTTATAGCTTTAAAACTAAAACAGCACCCAGAAACAATGGGATATTGAGAAAAATCTAAGAgacagtcttttaaaaaaatgattcttttaaatatatttacataattctAAATGAAATGTGCAAACATTCTGGCTATAATGTATCCAGCCTACTCACTCCTCTTCTGGAAGAGTTATGATGGAAGAAAGGCTACTAAGAAATTCAGCCAGCTGGGTGTATtaagcacgcctttaatcccagcactcaggaggcagaggaaggagacaggtacATCTGGATCTCtaaaatcaagtccaggacagccaggaccacacagagaaaccatgtcttgaaaaacaaaacaagatctaTAAGAAGATTAGAGGCCATTAAATGATGCTCTTCCAACTCAAGTGTAGCACTGCAATTTACCATAGTTCTAAATAAGAAGCACCCACcaaatgtatttttttgtttctttttcagggTTTCTATGTGGCCTTCACTTTCCTGGAACtagatttatagaccaggcttgcatggaactcaagagatctacctgcttctgcctcagtacagggattaatggcatgtgccaTCTCTGTACCATCTGCTGAAGTCTTAAAAGAGATATTGTCATTGGCTCTGACCTACTTCTACTCCCTTCCACAAGTCAAAGGAAGACCTGGAAACATCATTTACTTAATCCTCAGACATTTCTAGCTACAGCTAAGAATAAAGAATCCTAGCCGggcttggtggtacatgcctgtaatcccagcagaggtagacagaactatgagtccaggatagccaaggctacacagagaaacactgtctcaaaagaccaagaGAAGAATCCATAACTATCAAAAAGTAACATCTGACTCCTTTCTACCTGCTGTGaatagaggaaataaagaaacaaatacagatgATAGGCTACATTTtagtatatattacatattaagtTATTTAAGAAATTCACCTGTGATAACTTCAAAGATATCTGTAAACAAGTTGACTTTTACCTTTAAACATAAATGCACACCTTTTCAAGAATTTCACCTTACCTGTCCGGCACTGGGGAAAAGAGGCTTAGTAACTGGAGGCTGTGGAGCAGGTACTGCTGTTGGTGCAGGTGGTCTATTAAGAATACCTGGTGCAGAAACAGCCTGTGCCTGAGTCATTGGAGGAATTCCAGGACGTGGAACAGGTGGGGGCATGCCTGCAGCAAAAATCATTCCCAAAAATTCAAGTCAAGAAACATTTATTTCCAAGAAAAATTCTATGATTATGACCATGTTCCTGACTACTGTCACACCTCAAACTGTCTCTTCCATTTACAACTCTAGAATCTTAAATATAAACAAGTATCACTCGACAGCCCCCATCATTAACTTACTGGTATCACTATTTTAGccaactttgttttctttctctatgtagacttggctgtcctagacttgcttcgtagaccaggttggccaccATCACACAGCCAATGCcaactttgttttttgaggcaagatctcacgatagccctggctagcctggagtaCTATGTATAGGCTAGCCTGGAAATCTAGATACGCAACTGTCTCTGCAAGATTAAAGTGAAGGTGCTAAGGCTGTAtgacaccacacccagcccacACAGCAAACTTCTTTCAACATGTAAAAGAATTAGAAACTTAGGAATAAATGCTATCAGacacaatacaaaaaaaataatttaacactTCATACCTGGTGGCATACCAGGCATCAGAGGTGGTATTCCAGGTCCAGGTGGCATCATTCCACCCATTGGCATCAttctataaaaaagcaaaatttaagaaaaaagaaagtattcatTAATAATATAAACCATAATTTTTTTTCGTAATTATAAAACACTAAATGAAAACTTGAATATCTCAAGTACTAAAATCAGTCAAGCCACAAAGATCTACCTTGCACTACAATAATTCTATCGTAATATCCTAAAAAACAGCAAACTCTTGGGTGTACCAATAAAACAtggaaaaaacaaactgaaaaacccTTGTTGGCAAAACAAGGTATGTAAGATCCAACAGCATTGCTGAGAATATATTCAGGAGGCCCCATCTAATAAATGTGTGACTGGAAGGTTTTTGTTCCACTTTAAGaatatacacatacaacaaaaataaaaacttttttgagTTGTCCATTTTGGAGTAAAAATTTCTGTCTAGGAGGAACAAGGAAAAACCATCACCAATATTGGCAAATATAAACTAAcattaaacataaaattttacTTCATAATACTAAACTATGACTCAAAAATATAACCCATATTTATAGTTTCCCCCCTTTTAAAAAAAGCTCACCTTCAAAGATCAGTCAGTGTCCAATTTACTTCAAAATATTCGGTTACTAACATATAAACTTAATTTGTGGTCTCTTGGTTTTCTGGTGTTGGGGATAAACCAGTGTCTGGTGCATGTTATATATGCACTCCACCGATGAGCTACATTATTCCAGTATTTCTATGGTTTAAGACTTTTTAATCAGAACTTCTATATATAAATCCTAATTACACGAAAATGTGATTACCTTCTATAATAATAAAGCAAGATGGCAGATTAGATCTTAAAAGTATTACttattattaggtcttactaccTAATGATAGCTTGAGAAAGCATCTAcacatttaggaaaaaaaaatttttctccTTTAAAGACAGTCTATATAGCCAAggcactatgtagcccaggctggcctgaaaatcATTATGTAAAATAGGCTGCCTCATATTAGAAAAGGGacctacctacctctgcctcccaaattctgagattaaaaaaaGTGAGGTCTACTATGCctgagaagaaaattattttaatgtgtcTATTTCCTCAGAAATGTTTTAATATCTAAAGAGATGTGTCAATGAGCTAACAAACTTTAAAGTTTTAGTGAGGAAGATTAGAAAATTTCTTAAGTCAACTGAATAAATatcattaaacacacacacaaatgacattATGATTATATTATATTTCCTGAATTACATTATGAATGAGATGCTTACATGTTTTCACCGCAAAATGACTGGGTGTATTTTCTCTGATGATGCAATCTGTGAAAATGTATGACAAAATCAAAATCTAACTGTGATTTTCAGAATACAGTGGGAAAGTGTATTGCACACCTTTCATATCGAACTCTTAAGTAAAAGTGATGGGCAACTCAACTTCATTTAGTTTCCGATGCTTTGGTAAATCATTTACAGTTTCCTTTTCATCAACTATACATTGTCCTTGAAAGTTCCATAACTAAGTCACTCAAATCTATAGCCAACACTTTATTTACAGCAAATTCAACTGAAGCAGATGGCTTCCTAAAACCAAAAATCTATTTTCCTCAGAGGCAAATGTATTTGTCTCATACTTACTAACCCCTTATTAGATAAAGATTTATGGAGCCCATATCTTTTGAGAAGCAAAAAAGGGGAAACATTTAATTTGCAGCACCCAAGCTGAAAAACATCCAAGCCCACAAACCAACTAGAAGTTTGCTTACCCAGGTGGCATGCCTGGCATAACTGGAGGCATGCCTGGCATCAGGGGAGGAACACCTGGCATCAATGGAGGTATGCCTACAAATCATTTCAGCAACAAAGTTAGTACTGGAAATTAAGCAGGAGGAAGGAACACTTGCATCAGAACAGTGAGGTCCTCAGGATACATTTGTTAACAAATTTCATGTTACCTGGAGGCATTCCTGgtgcccctggaactggaggcagTCCTGGTTGAGCCATTGGTGGGATATAACCTTGCTGAGGCTGAACAGGCTGTGGCTGAAAGGAAGTTGAGGCTGCAGATTCGTCATCATCATATTCATCAGAATCATCTTGTTGCTTCTTTTTTTGGCTCTCtacaaaaaaagttttaatttactttcgaaagaaaagagagagagagaaagaaaaaaaaacatgacctaAACAACTTAAAAAGTTTATGTGATTTTGCCCACAATGTTGATCCAAGaattctggaggcagaagcaagtggatctctgtgaattactCCAGTTCAAAACATCTCTTCTGACCCTCTTAGGCACAAGGCACCCAAGTAAtatagagacatacatgcagacaaaacattcattcattcatacacataaaataacttcaaaacaaaaacataggagATTGGTAACATTTTCTACCATCTGCACAGTGCATAGCTTAAAATCCTAAAATGATGCTAAGAACAAACATGAAAAAGCTAACTTAAAGTTAGAATTAGTGGGGCTGAAAAGACGGCcaggttcagtgcccagcatACACAAGGAAGCGCACAGCCAGATATAACCTCAGTTTTTGGTaatcagacaccctcttctggcttttgtgggTACAAGACACAGTGGAACACAGAAATATGTACAGGCAGCATCcaaacacataaagtaaaacTTAGATATTAAAATTTGGGAGCTGCATGCAGTGATACACAGCTGTTACCACATCTACTCAGGGGTGTAAAGGTGCAAGCTAGGCAACCTGTGCTCAAGCCACAGAATAAGACACACAATAACCCAAAATTTAAATTCATGCTTGAAAATAGCAACTCAAGCTGGGCAGTGGcgcacatttgtaatcccaggactcggtgaggcagaggcatgtggatctctgtgaattcaaggccaacctggtctacaaagcaagtccaagacagccaaggctacacagagaaaccctgtctgtaaaaaaatgggagggagaaggagagggagagagagagagaaggaagggaggaagggagggaaggggagagggagagggagggagagggagagggagggagggggagagaaagaaagagaaagagagagagagagagagagagagagagagcacgcgCGCGCAATGCTGAGCtgggcagtggcacatgcctttaatcccactacttgagaggcaggtggatctctaagtttgaggtcagcctggtctacagagtgagtcaaggctacacagacaaaccctgtcttgaaaaaacaaagggaaaagagTGAAATAAAATAGGAATACTGTCACTGTCagtgtaaataaattttaatacattGCAAATTTTACCTTGTGTTTTCTGTTCAAGAAGTCGCCGTCTTTCATCCATATCTTTTTCTGGAATACCTTCCATGCCATATATTTCCAATTCTATGTCTGTTCTCCCAGGAATTGCATTCGGTACAGCATCTATGGTTTCTTTATGcaccttaaaaaattaaaaacaaaaaatgttagaTCATGAAAGTCTTTTCTACACTAGAAATTACTCAACCGACCACTTAGTAGGATCTATTTTAAGACTTTTttccagggctgaagagatggctcagcagttaagagcagtagTTCTGAgatatgagttcaattcccagaatccacatttcAGTTCGCAACTGTCTGcaactacagttccaagggatctgacaccctcacagtgacatacatgcagccaaaacaccaatgcaaataaggaagtaataaataaataaaattttaaagcaaagctTTTTTCCAGGCCATGGTTTCGCTtcccactcaggaggcagaggtaggtggatctctgagtttaaggccagcctgggctacacagagaaaccctgtctaaaagcCTGGCACCCCCAAAGACTTTCTGTATTTAAGTCCTACTTTTGCCACCTAATGGCTTTAAAACACCAGTCATTTGACCACTAAGCCCAAATGTACCTCACCTATGTAGcaagactttatttttattatttatttaccttcAGGCACACTTTGTGTGCCCCACATCACACAAAGTAAGTTCAGAGTAACAACTTGTGGAATTTGATTCTCTCCTCCCATTTATGTCTCAAGGAGCAAATTCAAGTCTCAGTGCAGTTTTCAAGTTTGAatgcaagcacttttacccactgagccatatcagACTCCTTGAAGCCATTTTTCTTGCTCAGAATACTTTAAAAATCATCCttaattcctcactttttctctgACTGGACATCAAATTACCAGCAAAGTTTGTTCTGACAATGCCTCTTTTTAACTTTCCAAGTCTCCTAACGGAACTCACTGCACTTCAGTCTATTTTCAAATCTCCAGATAATATCGCCACATTTGAAAAATTGTAAAACAAAGGCaagtgtggtggcccatgcctttaatcccagtactcagggaggaagaggcaggcagatctaagtttgaggccagccagtgctaaacagagaaaccctgtctcaaacaaacaaacaaaccaacaaagagCTAAAGCTATTGCTTAGTATGAAGAACATGTGAAAAGAAAACCTCAGGTTAGACTGTCAGCATAGTGCTACAGGTGCATATAAACATCAAGTCTGTGTTATATTCACTATTTAAATTCCTTTCATTCAGAATTAACATACTACTGCTGTTTCTTTCAGTCAATATAGGAAAATTCTCCAACATTCAAGATCTTTCCTTTTGCTAGTCCCTGAAAATTATTCACTTCTTTTCAAATCTCTTCTCATCTGACTGCTTCCTAGTTTtaccttgttttcattttctctatcATTTATTATGAGACAAACCACGGCACTTTCTTCTACAATATAAATCTAAACTCATTTAAATGCTTTATACCCAAGCATTTAATTTGCTGCTGTTCCACAGGAATTTTCTGTGAGGAATGGAAATGTTCTCTATCTACTCCTTCAATAGTCAAGCATGATACATGTAGCTAGATGCAAAGCACTGAAAATACACCTAAAACATACCTAGAAAACTGTATTCTTTTTAATCTTGATTAAATACCTATATGAAACCAGTACTATGGCATAAAGCTATAGGTCTAAAGCATAGTAGGCTCTAAAATGCTTGCCTCTCTTTTTGGGCTTTGAAACAAAGTTTACTATACCCCAGGTTTCAAATTGAGAGCCTAATTCCTTACCAGTCTAAGATAATATGcactaaaataaataattgtaaaaagAAGAACATACTGTtttctctctatgtagccatggctgtactagaactcattctgtagaccaggctgacctcatactctctctgcctgcctctctgctggTATTAAAAGCATGTACGCCACCAACGGTGAGATTAGTTTTTAAGCAGATTGGCTATTCATCAAGTGTGATAAATTATAAAGATAGTTTCCCAAAGACATATCCAAGATTCTTCTTTATGTAGTTACAAATTACAagggcaaaaaaaataaaatgaaacagaacacacacagaataaatacaagaaaaatcCTTACCTGCATGCAATGAATAGCTAAACCAGGTCCTGTGTACAATTTCTTATGACatatatggcatttaaaatgctTTGCTTTTTGGTGCTGTATAAGGATCTTCTCATCATCAAAATCTCTGTTACAATACCTGGTCAACATTAAGGTTTAAAAAACTGCACAAAAGTAACCCCACTGCCAATGAAATCTGTCAACCCTGTCACATCTGGGTGGCTCTCACCTAATTAGATGCTAAAGCAGGAGGAAGCTTAAGGCCAGGAGAGTTGGGAAATCTATGGATCCTCCATCTcataaatttcaaaacaaaaagaccagaaagctggaaatggtagtgcatgtctttaatcccagcacttaagaggcagaggcagacaaacctcTTATCTTGtgaacagcctggtctacgatAGTGAGTTTCCAGGCTAGCCAACAGCTATATATAGTAAGATCcagcctcaaaataaataaaacaaatgcctttcatataactaaaaaaatagggggaaaaaaaaaaaaaaaaacacaaaaacaaaacaaaacaaaaaaaccctgaatgtggcttaatcccagcatccaaaagacagagaaagaaagtttgaggtcagcctgatctacatattaAGAACcaatctcaaaaatcaaaataagaggggctggagaaatggctcagaggttaagaacacgtgcttttcttccagaggtcctgagttcaattcccagcaaccacatggtggctcataaccatctgtagtaagacctggtgtgcaggcagcatgttgtataaataataaatcttaaaaaaaaaaaaatcaaaataagagGCCGGAAAAATGGCTTAGGgtttgagagcacttgctgctgtttCAGAGTTCcaggttttattcccagcacccatgcagcAACTCACAATTAGAATTACAGTTCCAAAGCCAGGTGctgtggcacatgactttaatcccagcactgagaggcaggggcaggtgggccTGTGAgttcaacctggtctacaaattgagtcccacacagccaaggctacacagagaaaccctgtcttgaaaagtaaaaacacatataaaaacaaGAATTTCAGGCATGTCCAAAGCTTAACGAAAATTAAATGAGCCAGGACAGGTGGCACACTGCAGTGTGTAGCAGGAAACCAGGAAAGCCTGGTGTGCAGACTCAGACccttatcttaaaaataaaatcttctagCCTAGCACACCCCATGCCTTTGATATCAACACTACAGACGAAAGGGCAGGAAGAACTCTATTCTGTGAGTGCCAGGTCAGAACAGCGAGACTGTCTCGAAGAAAAACTTCCAGAACTCTAAAAACGGGCAGCGGTCAaagtacctttaatcccagcacctgggagaaaaaaaaaaggcttgccaaaatgagttcgaggtcagcctggtgaaCAGACCGAATTACGGAGAGCCAGAACCCCAGCCCCGATATAAGAAAAAATAAGGGGGGAAAAAGCAATTTCTCAACAATTCAGTAGATGTACACAAAAAGCCTCGAAACTGGGAATTCATCAATATTTATATTCTAGGATCCAAAATCATGGCAGAGCAAACCTCACATTTAACTGACAATCCATTAAATTCCTTCCAGTTCCATATTCGTCGgggaaaatacataaatatacataaactCGCATATATGTTTAATCCACAATGCCAGGCGTTCTGACCTCACAAGATTTTTTCCTATAAACGTATTACAAAATTCGTGACCGATTTGGGTATTTGTTGA
Proteins encoded in this region:
- the Znf207 gene encoding BUB3-interacting and GLEBS motif-containing protein ZNF207 isoform X2 encodes the protein MGRKKKKQLKPWCWYCNRDFDDEKILIQHQKAKHFKCHICHKKLYTGPGLAIHCMQVHKETIDAVPNAIPGRTDIELEIYGMEGIPEKDMDERRRLLEQKTQESQKKKQQDDSDEYDDDESAASTSFQPQPVQPQQGYIPPMAQPGLPPVPGAPGMPPGIPPLMPGVPPLMPGMPPVMPGMPPGMMPMGGMMPPGPGIPPLMPGMPPGMPPPVPRPGIPPMTQAQAVSAPGILNRPPAPTAVPAPQPPVTKPLFPSAGQMGTPVTSSSTASSNSESLSASSKALFPSTAQAQAAVQGPVGTDFKPLNSTPATTTEPPKPTFPAYTQSTASTTSTTNSTAAKPAASITSKPATLTTTSATSKLIHPDEDISLEERRAQLPKYQRNLPRPGQAPIGNPPVGPIGGMMPPQPGIPQQQAMRPPMPPHGQYGGHHQGMPGYLPGAMPPYGQGPPMVPPYQGGPPRPPMGMRPPVMSQGGRY
- the Znf207 gene encoding BUB3-interacting and GLEBS motif-containing protein ZNF207 isoform X4, which produces MGRKKKKQLKPWCWYCNRDFDDEKILIQHQKAKHFKCHICHKKLYTGPGLAIHCMQVHKETIDAVPNAIPGRTDIELEIYGMEGIPEKDMDERRRLLEQKTQESQKKKQQDDSDEYDDDESAASTSFQPQPVQPQQGYIPPMAQPGLPPVPGAPGMPPGIPPLMPGVPPLMPGMPPVMPGMPPGMMPMGGMMPPGPGIPPLMPGMPPGMPPPVPRPGIPPMTQAQAVSAPGILNRPPAPTAVPAPQPPVTKPLFPSAGQAQAAVQGPVGTDFKPLNSTPATTTEPPKPTFPAYTQSTASTTSTTNSTAAKPAASITSKPATLTTTSATSKLIHPDEDISLEERRAQLPKYQRNLPRPGQAPIGNPPVGPIGGMMPPQPGIPQQQAMRPPMPPHGQYGGHHQGMPGYLPGAMPPYGQGPPMVPPYQGGPPRPPMGMRPPVMSQGGRY
- the Znf207 gene encoding BUB3-interacting and GLEBS motif-containing protein ZNF207 isoform X3, with translation MGRKKKKQLKPWCWYCNRDFDDEKILIQHQKAKHFKCHICHKKLYTGPGLAIHCMQVHKETIDAVPNAIPGRTDIELEIYGMEGIPEKDMDERRRLLEQKTQESQKKKQQDDSDEYDDDESAASTSFQPQPVQPQQGYIPPMAQPGLPPVPGAPGMPPGIPPLMPGVPPLMPGMPPVMPGMPPGLHHQRKYTQSFCGENIMMPMGGMMPPGPGIPPLMPGMPPGMPPPVPRPGIPPMTQAQAVSAPGILNRPPAPTAVPAPQPPVTKPLFPSAGQAQAAVQGPVGTDFKPLNSTPATTTEPPKPTFPAYTQSTASTTSTTNSTAAKPAASITSKPATLTTTSATSKLIHPDEDISLEERRAQLPKYQRNLPRPGQAPIGNPPVGPIGGMMPPQPGIPQQQAMRPPMPPHGQYGGHHQGMPGYLPGAMPPYGQGPPMVPPYQGGPPRPPMGMRPPVMSQGGRY
- the Znf207 gene encoding BUB3-interacting and GLEBS motif-containing protein ZNF207 isoform X1, which gives rise to MGRKKKKQLKPWCWYCNRDFDDEKILIQHQKAKHFKCHICHKKLYTGPGLAIHCMQVHKETIDAVPNAIPGRTDIELEIYGMEGIPEKDMDERRRLLEQKTQESQKKKQQDDSDEYDDDESAASTSFQPQPVQPQQGYIPPMAQPGLPPVPGAPGMPPGIPPLMPGVPPLMPGMPPVMPGMPPGLHHQRKYTQSFCGENIMMPMGGMMPPGPGIPPLMPGMPPGMPPPVPRPGIPPMTQAQAVSAPGILNRPPAPTAVPAPQPPVTKPLFPSAGQMGTPVTSSSTASSNSESLSASSKALFPSTAQAQAAVQGPVGTDFKPLNSTPATTTEPPKPTFPAYTQSTASTTSTTNSTAAKPAASITSKPATLTTTSATSKLIHPDEDISLEERRAQLPKYQRNLPRPGQAPIGNPPVGPIGGMMPPQPGIPQQQAMRPPMPPHGQYGGHHQGMPGYLPGAMPPYGQGPPMVPPYQGGPPRPPMGMRPPVMSQGGRY